CATCACTTTTAACGAAATTCTGACAAAATCTGGGTAAATACTTACCAGAACAAGTTGAAAAGCTGGCTCAAAACTCGATAATTATTTcatactatcttttttttttggccatgcAAGAGCAGTATCTGTGAGAAATAGTGACTCGCCAATACATTTCACACTAACCACAGACCAAGCTGTTAAATATCCAGGTTCAGTAACTGGTGCATCCATTATCTGTTAGTTAATCCAGTGCCTTAGAGCATGCAGCACCCAAGTGCTGACAAGTTTCCATTTTGTTAAATGCACCATAATGTGCAGATATTCTTACCCTACAGCATAGCGTATTTCTCTGTCCACTCTCTTGCTAACCTATTGTACCTAATTGGACAAGTATATTTAgcattaatatatatatatatatatatcaaaaaaccaaacaaagtcTACTTCATATAATTCTTTCTATCTGTGCAAAATGTTAAAAACACATaaggaaaaataagctgtttcaACACAGATAGGAAAAAAGTTATGATGCCTTTTTTCAAGTAGAGCACCAAAATTAAAGGTCAAGCTGCTACCCAAAGAAAGCACCAAAATAACAAAGCTATCTTTTCCTCAAAATGAAGATCTAACTATATTCTATTTATGCATGGTAAGCAAAAAACTGGGCAATACATACTTCAAAATACTGCCACGCATGTGAGAAAAAGATAGTCGTCTCCACTCACAACTCCAAAGGTACTaagcctgtttgtttttaaattacgtACTATCAAGAATAGGTACTTCTTTGACACAAGTTCTCTCCATCCCAGATTTTCACAAAAGGCTCACTCAACACAACTGCTGTCTGACAATGCACTCTTACAAAGTTTGTTAAAATATTAGTCTTGTGCAACTCTGTACTTACTTGTCTCTGTCTGTTTTATAGATACGTGCAATCTCTGGCACTAGTGGGTCATCTGGATTTGGATCACATAACAGTGAACAAATGGATAagagaactgtaaaaaaaaaagaattctcaaTAGCAAAACAGGAGCAACAATCTCAGAAAAAACGGAGCACAGATCTTTGCATTAGCACAATGTCAACACAGGAAAGAACCTAAAAAGCCTTTTCCTGATATACCGCCAAAATAAATTTATAACCCACTCTAAATAAAAAGCCCAGAATGACTTAAAAGTTCGTAAGAACTATGTTTCCTATTTCCCAATACTTACAGCTGTCAGTAAGCACACACAACAACAGCACTGTTGTCCCCTGCACTATGACGCAATGTAGCAGCCAACAAAAGCACATTATTATGTGTTCTGATGATCAGCATATTCCATGGTTTTAATCATTAAAACTAGAACttcttcaaattatttaaaaaaaaaaacattgagacTGAATTCTTTCTCTGTTGCATGTAAGGTAGCAATACCCTAGTCTGCACAATAAAACTACACATACGTTGTAAAATAAAGGAGTAACAGTATTGTAGGCAGCTATGAGGACTTCATCCTCTACTCTCACAgcagctttgaaagaaaaacaatagtGACAGCATTAAAATGTAGGGAATCCACATTCAAATCACAAACCTACTCCTTGGACAGACAGGAATTACAAGTTCTATAGACAAAGGAGCACTTTGATGATCTTTTGAAGTCACAGTGACCAGTGGCTTTGAGGCAAAACAAAATTTGATCATCGTGAAAATATTTGAGAATTAACTGTTATTTACTACAGTAAAATGAGGAAAGCTACAATGCTTCTATTGCAGCACAACATCAATTTATCCTGAAGCAGAATCAGTAAGCTTAGTTCATGATGTAATACAATGCCAGTGCACAGTGGCAGAAAGCAACATGTATCAATaacagttttcttttattcatctaCCACAGAGATATACCAATATAATTCTGCATGTAACTCCAGACAGACTCAGCCAAAAAACTATGCAGATTTCATTATTAAAAACTGactttaaattaatctttaaattaATATGCAAGTGTGTATCTACATGGACAGCTGCAAACAAGCATTTTCTCAGCCTTAACTCAAATACACCACCACAGGCCTGTTTCAATCCAAACGCTGGCACATTCCTCTGGGACCAAGCTAGTAAGCTCTGCTAAGAATACTGAAGCAAGTAAGTAGCAGAAGGtgttagaaaaaacaaacatccattaaaaatgcagtaaggTATCATTATCAAATTGGCAAAACACATGCTAGAATGAGTAAGGGAAATCAAGAAATGGGTAAGAACTCAAGACAATCAAAGCTAAAAGCACAGCATTCAACACAAGGtggaaacatttcttcttcacGGAAGTTACCTTTAGAAATAGTTAAAGCAGGAGACCACTGTGATCTTAGAATATCAAGACAAATGCTGCCATTACTGTTAATATTTGGATGATAGATTCTTGTTGTAAATGCAacctgcaacaaaaaaaaaaagtgtgtttcgGTCTATGGCAACAATGACATCACCCCTTCTTCTCAGTCAAGCTATTAGTCAATTCAGTTTACTCTAAAAGAAAAGGATTAAGCAGTTAAACTGCATCAAATTCATGGAAATGCACCCAAGCTGCAACCTCTCAGTTTCCAATTACCAGGCACCATTTCAAACAGAGAGAGGGCaagtatgaggctgtgttttaaaTCACAGGTGCCTGTATCATGATGAAGACACCCAACAGAAGCGCCTGAACCACAGTAACACTGCTATCACAGAGCTAAAGAACTTCAAACATCGCAGTCACTCCAAGTGTGTGCTTTCGTATTGACTGAAAATTGGAAGATGATGCTAGTGGCTGataaagctacaaaaaaaagcatattttacaaTTACTCCAAATTCTAACAGATACCATCTTCACTATAGCAACACAAAGCTAATGAGTTTTCCTatcaattaagaaaaacagaaataaaaccaaacatcaTTCCAAGACATTCAGAATTCACATATATGAATTTGCTCCTAAAATATATGCTAACACACCCAATTCTTGTGGTAGTCAGAGGGGGACCTAGCCATCTAATATACTGTAAGAATGCGTGAAAAGTAATATTGTCAAGTTCTCACTTCAACACAGATGCTGACAATTTCTCTCCTGTACTTGGTTCTTTAAAGAGCACTAATTTCACAAATGAGAAAGCAATACTTACCTTAGGTGGTTTGAAAGGGTAGTCTGTAGGAAAGTGAATTGTCAAGAAGAATACACCACCCTGATATGGACTGTCATTCTGtcaaagcaaacaaataattCTCCTGTTATCATCTTTAGGACTAAATATCACCGAAGatgatgtttttaaataaataaaaggagaggaaatttGTTTAAACAACTGAACTGTTTAATCCACCAATACAagagaaatgcaattaaaattcaaTTACTACTTCCTAAGGTAAGCGATACAGAACACATACAGGTCACTCTCTGTATGGACCTCTCCAAGCTAATGCTTCATAGAAAGCAGCTTCTCTGACAATCCACTCAGGACAACTTGGCAAAAGCATCCAAATGCCTCTGAGACAGCTCCGAGAAGTAATGTTAACAGAGCGGGGGTCCTGTCAGGTTCAAAAACCTCAAGTTCTGTGTTTGGAGCTTATTTTTTACAACCACCCAAGTTCACAGTGGCCATGGACAGCTCTAAGGGCCTCCCATTCCCTCTTAAGTTCTGTCCTTAGGCAttgcacagccctgcagaaaacTTATGAATACACAGCTAACTCCTTGTTCCTTGCAAAAAAATccataacaaaaacaaaataaaaaacccgCACCATCAAATGAAAAACCCCCATCAAGACTGAAGTGAattcttcctccctttctgtaTTAGAAATTCACTGTAATCTAGTATGGAAGAGTATTTTACATTTCCATGCTCCAAGGAAACAATTATGGGGACAATTCATTCAGGCGTTAATTATTAGCAGTAAAGCAACATGTGGAAGTAAAAACGCTGATAGTAAGCAGAGAATAAATGGAGTGACTAAATAGGGATTGCGTAAGTTACTAGTTAAGAGAAGAAAGATGTAAGAAGTTTTTACTTGAAACTACAACTAAATTTCTGAAATAGAGCTAACAATTTCATTGTTTAACCTGAAGGCTACAATGCTTTTAATTCTGGATTCAGGACtagggaaaatgaatttaagacACACAGAGTACGCTTCTGAATTATTTGTAAATTGAATTTTTATATTAATTGCAAGAACACTTCACCAATGTGAGGAAATAACTACATCTTACTTAGTTAAATACCAGAAAATGAAATTCTGCAACACCAGACAAGGGACTCAAACCTGAAAACATGTAGGTTATACCCTACCCAATCTCTGCTGAAAACCTAGCAATCAAGATACAACCTCTTGTATTTGGTCAATAGAGGAAGAGCCAGAAAGCAACCCTTTTACTGTGCATATTCTGGGGATACTTTTTAGCAGTTACAGAAACCGCTCTTAGAATGTGTTAAACCAATGCAAGCTCTCTTACACCTATCTAAGAAAATCACAGCCTGTATAATACCCTATTGCAGAGGTGGAAGGCCAGATGATTGGTTCTACAATCCTTGTCTGTTATTAAAGGCGCTAAGCAACACCACAGGAACACTAGAACTACTAACACCACACTTCTGTCAGGGTACTGCCCAATCTTGAAACAGGAATGCAGACCTTTTGACACCACAAAAAccatatggggaaaaaaggagctgTACATTATTAAACCAGAAGGGGAAGCTAAAAATAATAATCCCAATTTAAATTCAACTGATGTTTAATACCTTACAACCATGCAGACACCAGCCACGTAAAATCATACTCAGTATAGTGCAGAACATTCCTTGCCATTTAAGCATGAATATAGCTATAAACAGTTATCTTTGAGGCACCTAGTTATAATCAATGAGAACCAGGGACTTTGGAATGGAGAGCCATTTTTCCAGTCAGGTGAACCTCTAATAAGCACATTTTCCATAGCGATCTCCTAAAATCACACTTGTAGCTATATATAGTCAGGGCAATTCAGCATCAATGATATTTAATTCCTACTCTGTACCCTCACCAGAAGCATCACATTGTGGCTGCAAGTCTACTGGCATCCAGTATGTCTTCTCAAGTTACAgaaggttttgttttctaaatatagATAACCAGCCCTGAGAACTCCAGATGTCAAGTGTTTGCAGGTTATGTTTTCAGTAAAGGCAAACATTTGCCTTCTTTACTCTAACAATGAAAAAGTCACATTCAGGTTTCAGATGCTTACTGAATATTTaacacagacttttttcctccagtCATAACTGGAACCTcacatttcagtgactttttcccctccattcctAAAAGTATTCAAGATCTCAGTGCGTGACACCAGACTGAATAAGGACGCCCTGTTCTGTTCTAAGATCCACACAAAAGCATCCCAACTAATTCCTGACACTGGGACCAGCTCCTAGTACAAAGTTTATGCAAGATTCAAACTTTAGaaaaagttaaatgcaaacaAAGTCTCTAGATATTAAGTGATAATGCCTAACGTTGCTCTAGAGatcatttcagctgaaatacatGTCCTCATGAAACGTTCCAGCAATAAAATAATCATCATCAGACtgattccccgcccccccccttcctcttctgttACTGTAAGGAGTATCTCTAGAACTAAAGCCTGATaaggagagttaaaaaaaaaaaagtaaaacaagaaaccCCACAGTTTCCACCTGAATAAGAACTACTAGTTTAATATTACATCACAAGAATTAGAATACTTACAGGTCCCATAATTGTGGCTTGCCAATGAAACACTACAAAAGAAAAACTCCGCATTATTATCTATGCATGATAGGCTTTGAGTTAGCAGAGCAAAACATAAAACTTAAGGTTACTTACTGTCATCTCCAACAGGACCTGCTGAACACTGTGCTGGAGGATCACGGGCTAAGTCACTAagttcctttaggaaaaaaagaacaaacaaacaaaaaaacctgttcagaGAAGGAACGCTAATGAACTCGGCCATTTTTACTTCATGTCCAGCAAAAACCTTTAACAGTTTTTCCATATACAAACACAGAATAACGTCCAGTAACAACTATTAGAACCACTACATCAGTATCAAAAATGTCTTTGTAGAAGACAACGACCACCAAAGCCAGCTATGAAGGTAAACAGCCACAATGACTatgcttttccaaataaatatcACTACTGTACAGACACCCCTGCTGAAGAAGGgacaggaagaagagcaggacaCAGAGCCTGAAGTGGGCAAAGTCTAACCACTTTCCGATCAAGATTTTCAAGGATTCAGTCTTAGCTAGAGAAGCCCGAAGTGGGAAGAGAGAAAGCTATTGATGAGTCTTCATGAAACAGAAAGCATTATGTATTTAACATCTGATATTAAAactcagaacagaaagaaaaaaaaaaaacaacacaaactcGGTTTCATTTTCCCCACTACCTCCAGCAGAGACGTATCTTAAAAGAGATTAAAGTAGACAGGAAAATTAAGAGCCTGACAAGTGTGGGAATCAGgcaaaatatctgcattttttattttaaacttcacaTTTAATACAATTATGCCTTCAAAATCCTGAATAACTGAGCTGCAGAAAcagttccctccctcccccattaCAGAgggaatgaaaacagaaacttcAGATGGAGGATTCCTTGTGTAGTATCAAGATTGCTGTGATGAATCAAAGCAGCTCAGCATTAATTTGTTTAAACGCTCTGCAAGTTACTTGTTTGGAcagtgtcttttaaaattaaatttatactTTCAGTTGAAGTATGTAACAGATATgttccctcttccctgctctttTTTGAATCTAAAAACGGCTTCAGGAGCTTCTATAAATCTGCACTTGTCAAGGCATCTAGAAGTCATGAGAAAAGGGAAAACCTTCAGTCCCTCTCCCATATATTAACAGTTGCACACAAGTTATTTTGCTGCAAGTCTATACAAGCCATTAAAACAAGAACTCTCCATTATTTtgtcagacatttaaaaaaacccaggcatACCTATTGTACTGGAAACACATGTGTATTTGGACCAGACAGCTAACTGTTTTGCCTGGGAAGATCCTAATGTACATCCTTGAAGTTTCACAAATTCTGCACTTGATAAAAATTTACTAAGTGTAAGCCAacacaaaatgaggaaaaaaaaattacgttCCCTGTAACTTAAACACCTTGTTCTTTGGTAAGATGATAGCTCCTGCAAACACAGAGAGAATAACACTACTTCAACATGTAGAAATCCAtacattcaaaaaaaccccccaaaacccaccccaaccccccccccccaaaaccaccaaGAAAACTTAGTCCCACATTTCCCCTCCCTACACATGCTAATTTTGATGAACTTTCCAGTTAACCAGATTTCAGTTTTGCTCTGGAATCAGACTGTTTTGTAAAATGGAATTGTATCAGTTTCAATAAGCAATGGCACAATGAAGTTAATATTATGGttcatttcactgctgctgttattTAGAAGCATGGGCAACAGCTCTTTCCAGATCATCACAGTAAATCCATTTAGAGTGCATTTCTCTACACTTCCCAGTTATTATTGGGGGTTCCTGTGATAGGCTTATTTCTGCCATGAAATATCACTTATTAGGTCCATATGTTGTTCAGCACCTTCCAGAAAAAATTGTTAAGTTAGATTTACATTATCCATGTAAAGGCAaacaagaaatgtaaaagaaCCTTCAGatagaaagcttttttaaattttcagggtgggtttttttttttttccatttaacaaaTACAGGAGGTTTTGCTAATCAGGCTTATTTCTCatctaaatatattttccagttctaAGAATGATCAATCATTTCCaaaatctgagagaaaaaaggtattttgtccCTTAAAATAAGTGGTAGCAATGGAATAAGCAGAAAGACACAAATGTTACTATTTTAATGTAGTTGTGTAGTTATTACTGTATTATTTGATTTAATCGGGGAAGAAGATCAGATCCTATCTTGTTAAAACTATCACAGGGACTAGGAACTATGAGAAGGCTCTTCATGCAGTTtatgaaaattataaaaattagTAGCACGAACACAAGAACAAGAAAAGATCAGCATAAAGTGGACTGTCAGAGGTATGTGCATTAGACTAGAGAGCTCTTCAAAAGGTACTACTATCTtcagagaaacaagaagtcagtACTCAAGATAAAAATAAGGTATTTAACACAGCAGGAAATGTAAAGTTTATCAATAATTCAACCAGGGAAAGCAAATAAGTAGGATTGCAAATGTAAGACAAATATTGAATTTAGTAAGTTCCAGTGAATAATTTGTGCAAAAAACCCTTCAGTAATATTAAGAATAATTTACAAGCTGAAACACATGAGTGTTAATATTCCAGTCTCCAGTCGCTTCAAAATACGTGTCCATACAGAGTTACCCCTTTTAACCACTTGAACAGTTCTAGAGAGCAAACAAGCAGTGATTTTCATAAGCTAAAGGACTAAAGTTTTGTCTGGCCCAAAACACTTCAGTAAAAAACCCTAACTGTGATAAGCAAAGCAGTTCAAAATACAGATAAGGTTAGGAACACATGATACACCACTTAGCATTTCAACCACAGAGGAAGTAATTTACCCActaaattcagaaagaaaaaaaagctgaggTGGCACACATTCTTGTAGTTGCTCCTCTTAGGTACTGTGGTCAGAAGAGTAAAATTTGTAGTAAAGCTGTTTGCTCCAGCAGAGTGTGAAGTGGTGTGGAAGAATTCGGGCAAACACGAAACAAACATCGGCAAGCTTTGCCTGCTTACAGTAACACCAGACCTATTTCGCCTCCCTGTTAAGTGTGCAACACGTCACATCTACACAAAAGGAGGGAAGCTTTTTGCAACAAGGGAGCGGAAAGTTCTCTCTGTGTAACTGTAAAAAGTGCCTCGTTCTGAAAGCTACAACTCTGCTGAATCCAACAGGCAAACTGGAATAACAGGAAACTAAACAAGCAGAGGCAGATGGGCTGTGATATGTGGAGCACAGTTGAAGTGTTTCATTCAAGGAAAGGGAggagctttttttattttttttttttttttaaagcttcccaCTCAGCAGCAGAAACACAACCTGACCTTCCTTCTCATCTTAGCAATCAAGACCGACTATTCGttaacaggaaaatatttaatctgaaaaaaatttctaacaTCAAAACTAAGCTTCATCATTTCCACGAGCCgattgaaaaataacttttaggAAATCAGCTCATAATCATTCCCCTGCTTTCACCTATTTCTCACCAAGAAGGTAAAGACCACATTAAGTTTCATTTTATAAAGCAGAGTTTAACTAGTATTTTAGAATTAAGTGTTCCCAAgcatttttctgtaaattttctACGTATAAGGACGGACTTTATGCTTCTAATATTCCTTCTGCTGCAATACTTGCTATCTCCaactttgcttctttttgtttacATTCAGTTTCAGTAGCACTTTCCTCTGTCAAGAGGTACTAAGTTACATCCCAAACTTTCTTAAAAATCCCCAAAgtagggcccacattttcctggagtcagctgctgtattttttcaCTTTACAGGTGgcttaagaaaaaacatataaATTCCCAAGGAGCAAATTCCAAAGACCTTACATAGAAACAATAAGCCAAATTTGGTTCAGATTGAGCTTTTACATGCCTATCGGAAAGGATTCGTCCTGAATTACAACTGTGACTAGTAGTCTCTGGCACTGCCAGAGGTTTCCGGTATAGCTCCAGCATATCACCATTTCTGTGTCCCAGTTTCCAAATATAAAGTTGTGATATTTCCTACCTCTCCACAAGGATGATTAGTCACTTAGCATTTTACAGATTTAAACACTGTTTAAGGAGTAAGTGCCAATGCTAGTGTTAGAGGACAACAGCGATGTAGCACATAGGAGAAGCAAAACATGTACAATTTTGCAACAGAGTTTTGGAAAACAGAGATAACTGGAAATACAGCAACAGTACCCGTCACTGCAACAGACCACTTTAACACAAATTCAGCACCATGTCTTCTGCCAGTTTCACATTAAGTCTACAGCAAGGTGTAGTTTTATTGGTGAAACAGCCCCATTCTtcatcttctctcttctctttctccataaATTCATcaaaaagctaacaaaaaataaaccagtattttcaagacaaaaaatGCTTAGAAAAGCTAACTAATCTGCTTGTTTTGCACAAATATAATCATAACTAACATAGAAAATATGACTTATGCTTCAAGTGAGGATCCAAAACATTGACATGCGAGTGTGAATGCAAGACTACAATCCTATTATAAACCacaaaagtgtctttttttttgacagaaaagctgctaaaaaacctcaaacaactCCTCTCTACCAGCTATTTAAAAGATTACAGAAGTCATTTAAaggataaagaaaatttaaagaatgACAAAGGATACCTCATCCAAATATGCACGAGCAAGACagtgaaggaaaatatttaagggaaCTAGCTGCTTTTCTCACAGAAGTTTTCAGGTCTCAGCAAATTCAGTAAGAAATGACAGCATGACGCCTACCCAGCTGCCTTCTTGCAAGATACCAAGTAGAGCAGCATCAGTGTCAGCTCCTTTTCTTCCCGTTTGTCAGAATTCATACTCCCTGTGGCACAACTGCTACAGTTTTCTAGTTTAAGCTGGAAATAGCCAGGGCTTATTTTTAATGATAGTAGCAGCTGACTTAAATACAGAGTGGCAGAAGATCACTCCTACCAGAGTGACAGAAGATCACTCATTTTCCTCCACAGGCATAAACTCACAGTTAGATTTAATATTGGTTTGTAACACAATTATTTGTTAGTATCATATATTGCAGCTTTCTGGTTTGTAGTCAGGAAagcataatggaaaaaaatggggtTAATTTGCTTCAAGTTTCCAGACAATAACTCCTTCTACCTTGGAGGGCATGAAAGGTGATACACAGTTAAATCagaagtttaaacaaaaaaaggggaaaaaaccccaacacttaagccaaacaaaaatcaacatttaTTAAGTGCTTGTCTAATGTTGTCTGTGACAAACAGGATATTTCAAACTCTAAGCATCCAAAAATTCATCACTGCGTTAGTCTTACTCATTAGCtcacagctgaaaacagctttaaaaaagaaggaaggactgGAAACAGCTATAAAGGGAGGGGTAGAACATTTAAGCCTGTTTGAAGATTAAGAAGCATCAACCAGCAAAGAACTGGTGTGTGCCTCATCCCACACACCTGCATTTGCAACATTTGTTTCAGCATGAAAATTAATTACCCCTGGAAGCAGAAAATAAGTTTGAAAGAACAATGAATGTGGATTTCTAAGCTGAATAAGAAAGCAATGGCACAATACGCATCACAAGACAAGTGTAACCAGCAGAACATTATCAGTTTCAAACAAGCTGGCCTTTTGGCTAACAATAAATGGATAAAAACAATGTATAATGACAGTGCATAATACAGAAACATGTATGttcctgtcatttaaaaaaaaaagacattagagCAAATATGCAGAGAAAACACACAAACAGCAGTCACAGAAAACAGTGAGGGCCAAAGAGCACAGAACAGTTTTTAAGAAACCCAAAACACGACCAGGAATGTAACAGTTGTGATTGTCCCTATCTTGATCATTCTGCCTGTTCTACTTTTCATGGTTCTCCTTTCTCAAGCCTTTAGTACTAAATTTTTCAGGCTACACACTGCATATTGTTTGTACAATGTCTAG
This region of Aptenodytes patagonicus chromosome 4, bAptPat1.pri.cur, whole genome shotgun sequence genomic DNA includes:
- the UBE2D3 gene encoding ubiquitin-conjugating enzyme E2 D3 isoform X2, coding for MALKRINKELSDLARDPPAQCSAGPVGDDMFHWQATIMGPNDSPYQGGVFFLTIHFPTDYPFKPPKVAFTTRIYHPNINSNGSICLDILRSQWSPALTISKVLLSICSLLCDPNPDDPLVPEIARIYKTDRDKYNRISREWTQKYAM
- the UBE2D3 gene encoding ubiquitin-conjugating enzyme E2 D3 isoform X3; translation: MFHWQATIMGPNDSPYQGGVFFLTIHFPTDYPFKPPKVAFTTRIYHPNINSNGSICLDILRSQWSPALTISKVLLSICSLLCDPNPDDPLVPEIARIYKTDRDKYNRLAREWTEKYAML
- the UBE2D3 gene encoding ubiquitin-conjugating enzyme E2 D3 isoform X1, whose translation is MALKRINKELSDLARDPPAQCSAGPVGDDMFHWQATIMGPNDSPYQGGVFFLTIHFPTDYPFKPPKVAFTTRIYHPNINSNGSICLDILRSQWSPALTISKVLLSICSLLCDPNPDDPLVPEIARIYKTDRDKYNRLAREWTEKYAML